From a region of the Alnus glutinosa chromosome 1, dhAlnGlut1.1, whole genome shotgun sequence genome:
- the LOC133859438 gene encoding MDIS1-interacting receptor like kinase 2-like yields MVVIAWATCFLFYATYLDTAPQFVAASQSLALQLEANALLATGCWGSANTNNTSSHCEWPGHLTNLKVLSLHSNQIDGQIPSTIGHLTKLEALSLLQNLIKGSIPVEIGNLKSLYNLLLNHNNLIGHISTQIGNLRSLNYLNLSHNFISGEAPVELGSTVDNLWSLDICYNNLTGNIPNSYVFIQTVNLSYNSLTGPIPTDFDQYHTPDTLIGNKYLCSNFMGFLPCLPTCKKSIVTKAKICVPIAISLGFLGLGGFLLCRRMVKKTQFESRSETKNGNLFSIWNYDGHIAYEDIVEATEDFDIKYCIGTGGYGSVYKAKLLGGKVITLKKLHRLEAENLTFDMSFRNEVKVLTEIHHRNIIKLHWFCLHKRCMFLVYEYIERGSLFSILNNDVEAMELDWSKRVNIIRGTANALSYMHHECIPAIVHQDITSSNILSNNKLEAFVSDFGTAKLLDPDSSNQTSVVGTYSYIVPELAYTIKVTEKCDVYSFGVVALEIIMGRHPTEILTSLSSSSSQNMMLHEILDQHLSPPNHLVAQDIFLVATIEFACLHKKSRFRPTMKCVSQEILYQNKSIAKPLQALSLWQLRNQEMYMF; encoded by the exons ATGGTGGTCATTGCATGGGCTACTTGTTTCTTGTTCTATGCAACCTATTTGGACACCGCACCTCAGTTTGTTGCAGCATCTCAATCCTTAGCACTACAACTAGAAGCAAATGCTCTGCTGGCAACTGGGTGCTGGGGAAGCGCCAACACCAACAATACCTCAAGTCATTGCGAGTGGCCTG gtcatttaactaatttgaaaGTTTTGTCTCTCCATTCAAATCAAATCGATGGTCAAATCCCTTCAACTATAGGTCATTTAACTAAATTGGAAGCTTTGTCCCTTCTTCAAAATCTAATTAAGGGTTCCATCCCCGTAGAAATAGGTAACTTGAAGAGTTTGTACAATCTGCTTCTCAATCATAACAATCTCATTGGTCATATCTCCACTCAAATCGGCAACCTTCGTTCATTGAACTATCTTAACCTTAGTCATAACTTTATCAGTGGAGAAGCACCTGTTGAACTTGGGTCGACTGTTGACAATTTATGGAGCTTGGATATCTGCTACAATAATCTTACTGGCAATATTCCCAATAGTTACGTTTTTATTCAAACAGTCAACTTGTCATATAATTCTTTGACAGGTCCAATTCCAACAGATTTTGATCAATACCATACACCTGACACATTAATTGGCAACAAGTATTTGTGCAGTAACTTCATGGGTTTCCTTCCTTGCCTTCCAACTTGTAAGAAATCAATTGTAACCAAAGCAAAAATTTGTGTTCCCATCGCCATTTCCCTTGGATTCTTAGGTCTTGGAGGCTTTCTCCTATGTCGACGCATGGTCAAGAAAACTCAATTTGAGTCAAGGTCAGAAACAAAGAATGGGAACTTGTTCTCGATATGGAATTATGATGGACATATTGCATATGAAGACATCGTTGAAGCAACCGAGGACTTTGATATAAAATACTGTATTGGAACTGGTGGTTATGGCAGCGTTTACAAAGCAAAATTACTTGGTGGAAAAGTGATTACCTTGAAGAAACTTCATCGGTTGGAGGCTGAGAACCTAACTTTTGACATGAGTTTTAGAAACGAGGTAAAAGTGTTAACAGAGATCCATCATCGAAACATTATAAAACTTCATTGGTTCTGTTTACATAAGCGATGCATGTTTTTGGTTTACGAGTACATAGAAAGGGGAAGCTTATTTTCTATCCTAAATAACGACGTTGAAGCTATGGAATTGGATTGGAGTAAGAGAGTAAACATCATCAGAGGCACTGCCAACGCTTTATCTTACATGCATCATGAATGCATTCCAGCAATTGTTCATCAAGATATAACAAGCAGCAATATTTTATCGAACAATAAACTAGAGGCTTTTGTCTCCGACTTTGGCACAGCTAAGCTCCTTGATCCTGATTCCTCCAATCAAACATCAGTTGTCGGCACTTACAGTTACATTGTCCCAG agtTGGCCTATACCATTAAAGTTACTGAAAAATGtgatgtttatagctttggaGTTGTGGCACTAGAAATAATAATGGGAAGACATCCAACGGAAATCCTGACTTCATTATCATCATCGTCTTCTCAAAACATGATGTTACATGAAATATTAGATCAACATTTGTCACCTCCCAATCATTTGGTTGCACAAGATATTTTTCTTGTCGCTACAATAGAATTTGCATGCCTACACAAAAAATCAAGGTTTCGGCCTACAATGAAATGCGTGTCTCAAGAAATTCTTTATCAGAATAAGTCAATAGCCAAGCCTTTACAAGCACTTTCATTATGGCAGCTAAGGAACCAAGAAATGTATATGTTTTGA